A single genomic interval of Helianthus annuus cultivar XRQ/B chromosome 13, HanXRQr2.0-SUNRISE, whole genome shotgun sequence harbors:
- the LOC118485915 gene encoding transcription factor bHLH104-like: protein MVWQADNFPTNQDFQRFLELSSTLEPDRPATTDKLAILGDTIRVLNQLKSETQDFKEMNEKLSEEIKTLKAEKNELREEKLVLKAEKAKMEQQVKSMTSNIPPPGFMAPHPAAFQAGANKMPVFPGYGYNPMWQYLPPSTCDTSHDHELRPPAA, encoded by the exons atggtatggcaggctgacaactttcCCACCAACCAAGATTTTCAAAG GTTCTTAGAATTAAGCTCTACTTTGGAACCCGACCGGCCTGCTACCACTGATAAATTGGCTATACTTGGAGACACTATTCGAGTTCTAAATCAGCTCAAATCTGAAACACAGGATTTCAAAGAAATGAATGAGAAACTATCGGAAGAAATTAAAACCCTGAAG GCGGAGAAGAACGAGCTTCGTGAAGAGAAACTTGTATTAAAGGCGGAAAAAGCAAAAATGGAGCAGCAGGTCAAATCCATGACCAGTAATATTCCACCACCTGGATTTATGGCACCACATCCGGCTGCATTTCAGGCTGGAGCGAACAAGATGCCTGTTTTTCCAGGCTACGGTTACAATCCAATGTGGCAGTATTTACCACCATCTACGTGTGATACGTCTCATGATCATGAGCTGAGGCCACCTGCTGCTTAA